The following are encoded in a window of Natranaeroarchaeum aerophilus genomic DNA:
- a CDS encoding signal peptidase I: MTLRSYVEWALGLFLVIIVLALLLGQLLGQPILLGFVSTGSMEPAMNAGDGFVAVPSLLAGDTSEDDVVVFEAEELHGGGLTTHRVVGETDEGYITRGDANPFTDQDGDEPPVSDGQIVAHALQVGDTVVTIPHLGTVVMGFQSGADSVQQSVVSAMGGEGGLERTQLGGAFVALGMFFIGLAVLTGSRNARDITRSSSRPDVVKIWVVGGAVLVVLVVAATAAMVVPAGIQEYGVASSETPEEDPLVIEAGGSSTVEHTVRNDGFVPVVVFFEPGEDVTTEPDRTWVSRGSTAETSVTLSVPAEEGRYTRHVTEHRYLVVLPPTLIGGLHSIHPLVALLSINAVIAMGGLVAIVALFGTGDIRLRSGKDVPLAYRLRRKIRKWL; this comes from the coding sequence ATGACGCTCAGGTCCTACGTCGAGTGGGCGCTCGGACTCTTCCTCGTCATCATCGTGCTTGCGCTCTTGCTCGGCCAGTTGCTCGGCCAGCCCATCCTGCTGGGATTCGTCTCGACGGGCAGCATGGAGCCGGCGATGAACGCGGGCGACGGCTTCGTGGCGGTTCCCTCGTTACTCGCGGGCGACACGAGCGAGGACGACGTGGTGGTCTTCGAGGCCGAGGAGCTCCACGGCGGCGGGCTGACGACCCACCGGGTTGTCGGGGAGACCGACGAGGGCTATATTACGAGAGGCGACGCCAACCCGTTCACTGATCAGGACGGTGACGAGCCGCCGGTCTCGGATGGGCAAATTGTCGCCCACGCCCTCCAGGTTGGTGATACAGTCGTGACCATTCCGCATCTCGGGACGGTCGTGATGGGCTTTCAGTCGGGTGCAGATAGCGTTCAGCAGTCCGTCGTCTCTGCCATGGGCGGGGAGGGCGGGCTTGAACGAACCCAGCTCGGCGGCGCGTTCGTCGCTCTTGGGATGTTCTTTATCGGGCTGGCCGTCCTGACCGGCTCGCGGAACGCGCGCGATATCACACGTTCGTCGTCACGCCCCGATGTCGTGAAGATCTGGGTGGTCGGCGGCGCGGTACTCGTCGTGCTGGTCGTCGCCGCGACGGCGGCGATGGTTGTCCCTGCGGGGATCCAGGAGTACGGTGTCGCGAGCTCGGAGACACCCGAGGAGGACCCGCTGGTGATCGAGGCGGGCGGCAGCTCGACGGTCGAACACACCGTGCGAAACGACGGCTTCGTCCCGGTCGTCGTTTTCTTCGAGCCCGGCGAGGACGTCACAACCGAGCCCGATCGGACGTGGGTGAGCCGCGGGTCCACTGCCGAGACCAGCGTCACGCTCTCTGTCCCCGCAGAGGAGGGGCGATACACACGCCACGTCACCGAACACCGGTATCTCGTGGTGTTGCCCCCGACCCTGATCGGCGGACTCCACTCGATCCATCCGCTCGTCGCGTTGTTGAGCATCAACGCCGTGATCGCCATGGGAGGGCTGGTCGCGATCGTCGCCCTGTTCGGGACGGGCGATATCCGGCTGCGATCGGGCAAGGACGTTCCCCTTGCATATCGGCTCCGCCGGAAGATCCGCAAGTGGCTATGA
- a CDS encoding TrmB family transcriptional regulator — protein sequence MSLGRTTASTHTPTPIPSEIEAPTAKLVYMTLDADGPHTIDELSDRLNMQKLVLLETLRTLESKGIVDANGECCTAN from the coding sequence ATGAGTCTCGGACGTACCACCGCGTCGACGCACACGCCGACGCCGATTCCGAGCGAGATCGAAGCGCCGACGGCCAAGCTCGTCTACATGACACTCGACGCCGACGGCCCCCACACTATCGACGAGCTGAGCGACCGGCTGAACATGCAGAAACTGGTGCTGTTGGAGACGCTCCGAACGCTCGAATCGAAAGGGATCGTCGATGCCAACGGCGAGTGCTGTACCGCAAACTAG
- a CDS encoding CopG family ribbon-helix-helix protein, which yields MRTSLNIPDDVLAEFDAVWQAEGFDSRSRAVREAIQEYVEAHSKLEEMSGSVAAVIVFDYEHEEVIRELHGIQHQYQDAISATSHVHEGEWCLETVFCRGEVARIRELVYDLRDFDGVGRVKLLSLRNL from the coding sequence ATGCGAACGAGTCTGAACATTCCCGACGACGTGCTCGCCGAGTTCGACGCCGTCTGGCAGGCCGAAGGATTCGATTCCCGCTCGCGGGCGGTCCGGGAAGCGATCCAGGAGTACGTCGAAGCCCACTCGAAACTGGAGGAGATGTCGGGATCCGTAGCGGCGGTGATCGTCTTCGATTACGAGCACGAGGAGGTGATCCGTGAACTCCACGGGATTCAACACCAGTATCAGGACGCCATCAGTGCGACCAGTCACGTCCACGAGGGAGAGTGGTGCCTGGAGACGGTATTCTGTCGGGGCGAAGTGGCACGGATCCGAGAACTCGTCTACGATCTCCGGGATTTCGACGGCGTCGGGCGTGTCAAACTGCTCTCCTTGCGCAATCTCTGA
- a CDS encoding CopG family ribbon-helix-helix protein — MPVVSISLPEELLESVDSFAEEQGYTGRSEVFRQSVRGLLGEFDESELRGRELMGTVTVLFEYGSSGVENEVTHLRHEYESLIVSNVHGHVGERYCMELFVIEGGLEDVSEVVSSVRTVDGVLTVDYSLQPIDDVGGIASPS, encoded by the coding sequence ATGCCGGTCGTAAGCATCTCGCTCCCGGAGGAACTGCTGGAATCCGTCGACAGTTTCGCCGAGGAACAGGGCTACACGGGACGAAGCGAAGTGTTCAGACAGAGCGTCCGCGGCCTACTCGGCGAGTTCGACGAGTCCGAACTCCGGGGTCGGGAGCTGATGGGGACCGTCACCGTGCTGTTCGAGTACGGGAGTTCGGGCGTCGAAAACGAGGTGACCCACCTGCGTCACGAGTACGAATCGCTGATCGTCTCGAACGTCCACGGTCACGTCGGCGAGCGCTACTGTATGGAGCTGTTCGTCATCGAAGGGGGGCTGGAGGACGTCTCCGAAGTCGTCTCCAGCGTCCGGACGGTCGACGGCGTACTGACTGTCGATTACTCGCTTCAGCCGATCGACGATGTCGGCGGTATCGCCAGTCCGTCCTGA
- a CDS encoding CobW family GTP-binding protein, producing MPTPVTLLSGGLGAGKTTLVNRVLTDADRDVAVLVNDMGEVNVDADLIESRSELSGGSELTELSNGCICCGLQGELDAALLELDGKSSFDHLLVEPSGVSDPAPIVERFVRSPQVAPRYDLDALVTVVDARTFHDAVLEGQPLGAADEADESRPLSELLVEQVELADVLLVNKCDLVDEDERAALTETLRSLQPRATIHETTHGDVSPEDVLDTGLFDEDESQSSAGWKQILRDADGGDNAESGTEHSHDDHDHSHDDHSHDGHDHRHPPEAFGLDSFTYHRRRPVHPGRFVDCLQSLPASVVRMKGILWVAGRDRHAFTASFAGSATRVVPEGRWIASLPESRQEIYRRGDDLDWDPDVGDRETRLVVIGKGLDEAAVTAALDETLVREGEREGLDDDRFPRRTGQELVIDGSGTRTTRPAALRGQR from the coding sequence ATGCCCACCCCCGTCACCCTGCTCAGCGGCGGCCTCGGCGCGGGGAAGACGACGCTCGTGAATCGCGTGCTGACCGACGCCGATCGTGACGTGGCCGTCCTCGTTAACGACATGGGCGAGGTCAACGTCGACGCCGACCTCATCGAGTCGCGTTCGGAGCTTTCGGGTGGCTCCGAGCTCACAGAGCTCTCGAACGGCTGTATCTGCTGTGGTCTGCAGGGCGAACTCGATGCCGCCTTGCTGGAACTCGACGGCAAATCGTCGTTCGATCACCTGCTGGTCGAACCCTCGGGCGTGAGCGATCCCGCGCCGATCGTCGAGCGATTCGTCCGCTCGCCGCAGGTCGCCCCCCGGTACGATCTCGACGCCCTCGTGACGGTCGTCGACGCCCGCACGTTCCACGATGCAGTACTCGAGGGCCAGCCGCTCGGAGCGGCTGACGAAGCCGACGAGAGCCGTCCCCTGTCGGAACTGCTCGTCGAACAGGTCGAACTCGCCGACGTCCTGCTGGTCAACAAGTGCGATCTGGTCGACGAGGACGAGCGTGCGGCCCTCACCGAGACGCTTCGGTCCCTCCAGCCGCGCGCGACGATCCACGAGACGACCCACGGTGACGTCTCGCCGGAGGACGTTCTCGACACCGGGCTGTTCGACGAGGACGAGTCACAGTCTTCGGCAGGGTGGAAGCAGATCCTGCGCGACGCTGACGGCGGTGACAACGCCGAGAGTGGGACGGAACACTCGCATGACGACCACGATCACTCCCACGATGACCACTCGCACGACGGCCACGACCACAGGCATCCCCCGGAGGCGTTCGGACTGGACTCGTTTACGTACCACCGACGCCGGCCGGTCCACCCGGGGCGGTTCGTCGACTGCCTCCAGTCGTTGCCCGCGAGCGTCGTTCGCATGAAGGGAATCCTCTGGGTCGCAGGCCGGGATCGCCACGCCTTCACCGCCAGTTTCGCGGGATCGGCGACACGAGTCGTCCCGGAAGGGCGCTGGATCGCCAGCCTCCCGGAGTCCAGACAGGAGATCTACCGACGCGGCGACGATCTCGACTGGGACCCCGACGTCGGCGATCGCGAGACCCGCCTGGTCGTCATCGGCAAGGGACTTGACGAGGCCGCGGTCACCGCCGCGCTCGACGAGACGCTGGTCCGTGAGGGCGAACGTGAGGGGCTGGACGACGACCGGTTCCCCCGGCGCACGGGTCAGGAGCTCGTGATCGACGGCTCCGGTACCCGAACGACCAGACCGGCGGCGCTACGGGGTCAGCGATGA
- a CDS encoding DUF5305 domain-containing protein, with product MPLIDDPRAKLLIANHGRNLMIALAVAGVLALVVAAGIALTPPTTTATEQTDQQSIETTGLVSAEIVDEEEWAGVSSDGSTYIIEASPVVDIEPQTSAPDGTTVTHELTLQIEGTRDGDVFWYEEDVLIEETATVEDGEATSSTSIDVEVLQQRLAELQERLSGVGSVETTVHLRTEYDTGTYEGELTSTSVMEVTDRAYWFESDLRDSQTRDTTRTIEETGSPNWMVVSLFGLMGLLFLTGAGTVRATNPEEMDIAAIKQEIHRRRYADWISTGSIPMWVGNNYIELDTLEDVVDVAIDTKERVVHDRRRDLFAVINGNVVYYYSKVGDWDEGAWPELNLPEAEEPVNVAGGATSPPGETPREEDGGDDDAEQSDNWDEDVWRNF from the coding sequence ATGCCACTGATCGACGACCCACGCGCGAAGCTGCTGATCGCAAACCACGGACGGAACCTGATGATCGCGCTGGCGGTCGCCGGAGTGCTGGCGCTGGTCGTCGCGGCGGGTATCGCGCTGACGCCGCCGACCACGACCGCCACCGAACAGACCGACCAGCAATCGATCGAGACGACGGGGCTGGTCAGTGCCGAGATCGTCGACGAGGAAGAATGGGCTGGCGTCTCCTCGGATGGCTCGACGTACATCATTGAAGCCTCGCCGGTTGTCGATATCGAACCACAAACGTCCGCGCCCGATGGGACCACGGTAACGCACGAACTGACACTACAGATAGAGGGAACCCGTGACGGGGACGTGTTCTGGTACGAAGAGGACGTGCTCATCGAGGAAACGGCAACCGTCGAGGACGGCGAGGCCACGTCGTCGACCTCGATCGACGTCGAGGTACTCCAGCAGCGCCTCGCCGAACTCCAGGAGCGACTCTCCGGGGTCGGGAGCGTCGAGACCACCGTCCACCTGCGGACCGAGTACGATACGGGCACCTACGAAGGGGAGTTGACATCGACGAGCGTGATGGAGGTGACCGACCGGGCTTACTGGTTCGAGTCGGACCTGCGTGACTCACAGACCCGTGATACGACGCGGACGATCGAAGAGACCGGTTCGCCGAACTGGATGGTCGTCTCGCTGTTCGGTCTCATGGGACTGCTCTTTTTGACCGGTGCCGGAACAGTCCGTGCGACGAATCCCGAGGAGATGGATATCGCCGCGATCAAACAGGAGATCCACCGCCGCCGCTACGCGGACTGGATCTCGACAGGTTCGATTCCGATGTGGGTCGGCAACAACTACATCGAACTCGATACGCTCGAAGACGTCGTCGATGTCGCCATCGATACGAAAGAGCGAGTCGTCCACGACCGTCGGCGGGACCTCTTTGCGGTGATCAACGGGAACGTCGTCTACTACTACAGCAAGGTCGGCGACTGGGACGAAGGGGCGTGGCCGGAGCTGAACCTGCCCGAAGCCGAAGAGCCGGTAAACGTCGCGGGCGGCGCGACGAGTCCCCCCGGCGAAACGCCCCGTGAAGAGGACGGCGGGGATGATGACGCCGAACAGTCCGACAACTGGGACGAGGATGTCTGGCGGAACTTCTAG
- a CDS encoding Tfx family DNA-binding protein: MSENEALDVDELLDSIGFDGDENVLTRRQAEVLILRERGLSQSAIAERLGTSRANVSSIESSARENIRKSRETIAFAEALQAPVRVRIDAGTDLYDVPGRVYDACDDANVKVTQSAPDLMKAVSDAAGDAVIGREVTASLVVSVTTNGEINVRRPEPERADAP, from the coding sequence ATGAGCGAGAACGAGGCGCTCGACGTCGACGAACTACTCGACAGTATCGGGTTCGACGGGGACGAGAACGTCCTCACGCGCCGACAGGCCGAGGTGCTGATCCTCCGCGAGCGCGGGCTCTCCCAGTCGGCGATCGCAGAGCGACTCGGCACCTCGCGGGCGAACGTCTCCAGCATCGAGTCGAGTGCGCGCGAGAACATCCGGAAGTCCCGCGAGACGATCGCGTTTGCCGAAGCGTTGCAGGCTCCGGTTCGGGTCCGGATCGATGCCGGGACGGACCTGTACGACGTGCCCGGCCGTGTCTACGACGCCTGTGACGACGCAAACGTCAAGGTCACACAGTCCGCACCGGACCTGATGAAAGCGGTCAGCGACGCCGCAGGCGATGCGGTGATCGGCAGAGAAGTGACGGCGTCGCTCGTCGTGAGCGTGACGACGAACGGGGAGATCAACGTCCGGCGACCGGAGCCCGAGCGGGCCGACGCGCCCTAG
- a CDS encoding SDR family NAD(P)-dependent oxidoreductase translates to MDDSTAVVTGATSGIGRAVAAACADEGAHVVACARDADDIADVVAKIESSGGTATGVRADVRDEFDAERLAETAARVGNDGIEYVFANAGVFHGSPGDEPIDAESYTTYDDHLRTNGRGVFATIKEAKPHLTDTARVIVPTGSVARDAKAGIGSYAVSKATAEAIARAFAVDIEQTVGCVDPGQVATDLSGPGGRDPEDVAPMFVWAATEADPEELNGAVLGLREWKMATR, encoded by the coding sequence ATGGACGACAGTACCGCGGTCGTGACGGGTGCAACGAGTGGGATCGGCCGGGCGGTCGCCGCCGCCTGCGCGGACGAGGGCGCACACGTCGTCGCCTGTGCGCGCGATGCCGACGATATCGCCGACGTGGTAGCCAAAATCGAGTCCAGCGGGGGGACGGCAACCGGCGTTCGCGCCGACGTTCGTGACGAGTTCGACGCCGAACGTCTCGCCGAAACCGCCGCCCGGGTTGGCAATGATGGCATCGAGTACGTCTTCGCGAACGCCGGTGTGTTCCACGGGAGCCCCGGCGACGAACCGATCGATGCGGAGAGCTACACCACCTACGACGACCATCTGCGAACGAACGGTAGAGGGGTCTTCGCGACGATCAAAGAGGCGAAGCCGCATCTGACCGACACCGCCCGGGTGATCGTCCCGACCGGTTCGGTCGCCCGTGACGCGAAAGCGGGGATCGGCTCGTATGCGGTCTCGAAGGCGACCGCCGAGGCGATCGCCCGCGCGTTCGCGGTGGATATCGAGCAGACCGTCGGCTGCGTCGATCCCGGACAGGTCGCCACGGATCTGTCGGGACCGGGCGGGCGTGATCCCGAAGATGTCGCGCCGATGTTCGTCTGGGCGGCGACAGAGGCCGATCCGGAGGAGCTAAACGGTGCGGTTCTCGGACTGCGTGAGTGGAAGATGGCGACGCGGTGA
- a CDS encoding MogA/MoaB family molybdenum cofactor biosynthesis protein produces the protein MTGDHVDRSRRRSTDNHSHDVIDPLYVAVVTVSTSRYDEHNPADALSTVDDPGGDTAVVTFESAGHRVTARALVPDDADRIEDLLESLLTRQDVDTIITTGGTGVTADDVTPDAVQATIDRRLRGFGELFRMLSYEEVGTRAMASRALAGIADGVPIFCLPGSASAVELATETLIVPETPHLAGLATRHQMSDPAGRAIVEDDP, from the coding sequence ATGACGGGCGACCACGTCGACCGCTCCCGGCGCCGTAGTACTGACAACCACAGTCACGACGTCATCGATCCCCTGTACGTCGCCGTCGTCACCGTCTCGACCTCCCGGTACGACGAGCACAACCCCGCTGACGCCCTCTCCACGGTCGACGACCCCGGCGGCGACACCGCAGTAGTGACCTTCGAGTCCGCGGGCCATCGCGTGACCGCCCGCGCGCTGGTCCCGGACGACGCTGACCGTATCGAAGACCTGCTGGAGTCCCTGCTGACGCGACAGGACGTCGATACCATCATCACCACGGGCGGCACCGGCGTCACTGCGGACGACGTGACACCCGACGCAGTCCAGGCGACGATCGACCGTCGTCTCCGCGGGTTCGGCGAGCTGTTCCGTATGCTTTCCTACGAGGAAGTCGGTACGCGGGCAATGGCGAGTCGTGCGCTCGCCGGGATCGCAGACGGCGTTCCGATCTTCTGTCTCCCCGGAAGCGCAAGCGCGGTAGAGCTGGCGACCGAGACGCTGATCGTTCCCGAAACGCCGCATCTGGCCGGGCTGGCGACACGCCACCAGATGTCGGATCCTGCTGGACGGGCGATCGTCGAGGACGACCCGTGA
- a CDS encoding GTP-binding protein: MTDSPIPVTILSGSLGAGKTTTLNTVLNEEHGLDVAVVVNDMGEINVDAELVEQQSELSEGDEEIIEMSNGCICCRLRGDMLEEVGRLAELRDFDYLLVESSGISEPIPVAQTFARGFEDTEFDPTGTYELDTTVTVVNAHSFYEAFDSGAALTADELSPEDGRVPEEALLDQIEFCDVLLLNKCDLVPADALDEIEAVLERLQPRAEIIRTEHGNIDPGRILDTGLFDFDAASQSAGWKHELNHDHHHDPQEEHGVTSFTFEADRPFHPERIADLLAELPDQIIRAKGFFWSAGREDVAMGIDKAGTSVRAGPAGQWIAALPPAQQERYFQARPGIEEDWDEQWGDRGTELVFIGREFDADPLIDSLEECVLTDAEMDEDWTGFPDPFGTDDQRELALADD; this comes from the coding sequence ATGACAGACTCACCGATTCCCGTCACGATACTTAGCGGTAGCCTCGGTGCGGGCAAGACAACGACGCTCAACACCGTTCTCAACGAGGAGCACGGCCTCGACGTCGCCGTGGTCGTCAACGATATGGGCGAGATCAACGTTGACGCCGAACTGGTCGAACAGCAATCGGAGCTCTCGGAGGGCGACGAGGAGATCATCGAGATGTCGAACGGCTGTATCTGCTGTCGGCTGCGCGGCGACATGCTCGAGGAAGTCGGCCGCCTCGCCGAGCTCCGTGACTTCGACTACCTGCTGGTCGAGTCCTCGGGGATCAGCGAACCGATCCCGGTCGCACAGACGTTCGCTCGCGGGTTCGAGGACACCGAGTTCGATCCCACGGGTACCTACGAACTCGACACGACGGTCACGGTCGTCAACGCACACAGCTTCTACGAGGCCTTCGATTCCGGAGCGGCGCTGACAGCCGACGAGCTCAGCCCGGAAGACGGTCGTGTTCCCGAGGAGGCACTGCTCGACCAGATCGAGTTCTGTGACGTCCTCTTGCTCAACAAGTGCGATCTCGTGCCCGCGGACGCGCTCGACGAGATTGAGGCCGTGCTCGAACGGCTCCAGCCCCGCGCGGAGATCATCCGAACCGAACACGGGAATATCGATCCAGGACGGATCCTCGATACCGGCCTGTTCGACTTCGACGCCGCCAGCCAGTCCGCCGGCTGGAAACACGAACTCAACCACGATCACCATCACGACCCACAGGAAGAACACGGCGTAACCTCCTTTACCTTCGAGGCGGACCGTCCGTTCCATCCCGAGCGGATCGCCGACCTGCTCGCCGAGCTCCCCGACCAGATCATCCGTGCGAAGGGCTTTTTCTGGAGTGCGGGCCGCGAGGACGTCGCGATGGGGATCGACAAGGCCGGCACGTCGGTTCGAGCAGGACCGGCGGGACAGTGGATCGCCGCCTTGCCGCCCGCCCAGCAGGAACGGTATTTCCAGGCGCGTCCCGGTATCGAAGAGGACTGGGACGAACAGTGGGGCGACCGTGGCACCGAACTCGTCTTCATCGGCCGGGAGTTCGATGCCGACCCGCTCATCGACTCTCTGGAAGAGTGCGTGCTCACCGACGCCGAGATGGACGAGGACTGGACCGGGTTCCCGGATCCGTTCGGGACCGACGACCAGCGCGAACTGGCGCTGGCCGACGACTGA
- a CDS encoding DUF7501 family protein, translating to MSQSASTTWTDPSTCPFCDAELADPGAGFVDHIHTSTECKSEFDTWRSNIAGDMGGEWSG from the coding sequence ATGAGCCAGAGCGCCTCAACAACGTGGACGGACCCTTCGACCTGCCCGTTTTGCGACGCCGAACTCGCCGATCCCGGCGCGGGATTCGTCGATCATATTCACACGAGTACCGAGTGCAAGAGCGAGTTTGACACCTGGCGCTCGAATATTGCGGGCGATATGGGGGGTGAGTGGAGCGGATGA